The DNA window TGGGAAGGGGTGACCTAAGACAACccacttttgtttttgtttctgttcttcTCGAAACAAGATAAATGGGCCTTCCCTCCCCCCATTATCCTCCTCTTTTATTGGCCCATTTCTTACCCACTTTCACTCCAATATCCAAATATTACATAACTCAATTTACCTAATACAAAAATGTTAAAGTAAGTTCTGGGGATGGAATCTTTGTttttagaggaagaaaaaaaaaaaatcatttcttttcaaaaaggAGAAGTGACAGTAAGTTGACCAATtgatatgaatttaaaaaaatgaggatAAGATTTGAAAAGCTTGTGTGTTTATTAATAACTAGACTTCGTTTCtttattatatgaattaaGTTGGAATCACCCCCacacaattttcaaacaattacaaaatggaaaattcaATCCTTTATACATACACATTGTTTCATGGAttaagtatatatatgtatatattcaAACTGGCACAAAGGGGGTGCCCATTGGGTGTGATCCATCCTACAACGGACACGCCGGGTGTTGCCACTTGGTAACGGTTAGCCCTTTGGTCTCTTCCCTCGCCTTATTCTCAGCCGTCAACAACACATCCTGGCTTGAATTACCACAAGGTGAAGCTGATACAAGAGGGGTCAACAAGGGTATTGCCACGTTCCAATTTGACGCTCGGTTTATCACAATGGACGCCGGAGCTTGGCTTTGTAGCCGTGTCGGCGGGGTGTTTCTTCTCTCTGAACCAGCCATTTTTTTGTCTGAAGATCGGAGTGGGTAAGTAAACACAATTGGTGAAGAAGCTTAGAGAGAGAGGAGTGAGTGATTTCTCAGATTCAGGTACGGAGATTTAAGGCTTAAGAGAGATTGGTCAAAATTGAAAGGTTGAGTTGGCCATGTCATTGACTGTTTCTGAAAATCCTAAAAAAAGAGTTTGGTTTACCGGACACCTGAAATCTCTATATTCCACGTGGAGACGTAGGATTCGGTGATGCTGGACTAATTACTTACGTGACCGATCATGAACACGTGTATGGTCTACATTTAGCGCTTTAATTGGGAATGGTTGGCCAATCGctgtctaaaaaaatagactTTTTTGGTGCTGACTTTACACAAAATGAGGGCCATGCTCATTGGACTTCTAATCTTCTGatgcaataatataatatttaccACTAATTTCCACgtaatataaatgaataataagtTCTGTTCATCTAAAAAAGCATCTTGACCTCTTCAATCCTCGCCGTCCAAATTTCCTCGTCAGTGAGGGCAGCGTGGACTTGTTGCATCCATTCCTCCACGGTGTCCTCTCCACGTGGTCAAGTCCATTACAAAATTtgacttttgacttttgatAAACTTTGACTCAGTTTCTTTATAAcgtcaaatttttttgaccAATTGGGCGCTTCGTGTTTTCGTCTCACTGAACCCAttcgatattttttttgttcgagaattctattgacatgactaaattaaatgaaatggttTAATATACGATGCATTAAAGAATCGATtagacaaaattaaaaatttgatagtCGAATTGGTTGGGCCTTAACGCTTCCCTTggtgttatttatttacacaacaaaaaagttgaataGACCATTTGCATGAAACGACATGTGCACTCTAGAGAAGCGTGGCGGTGTCTTCATCCTGACCCTCACCGGCGACAACGAGCACTGGATCGGCCCCACCTTCATTTCCTCCTTCCTCTCTCTTCTCGCCCAAGTCAAGTCCCAAGCCACTCGCGGTTCAGTCCTCCTCACCACTTCCCATGGCCGCTTCTTCTCCAACGGCTTCGACCTTCCCTGGACCCTAACCGCCGCCTCCAAATCCGCCGCTACAGACCGCATACTCCACCTCGTCCACATCTTCAAGCAAGTCGCCGCcgctcttctctctctccccatGCCCACCATCGCCGCTGTCTCCGGCCATGCCTCCGCCGCCGGTTTCATTCTTGCTCTCTACCACGATTACCTGCTGATGAGGCGCGACAAAGGTTTCCTCTACATGAGCGAGGTCAGTGGTTATttgcctttcttttttcttcttatttaaaatttttatatttaactattaattcttttaaaatttgaaatgtttcatatccaattttttttaaaaaaagtatattagttgaataattattttaaaaatcttgaaattacattttcaaattaaatagtcGTAAGTAATATACATACACTTTATAATTTTGACACATCAACTATTAGTTAatttccattatttattttaattgacaatatattttataaaataattttacatttcaaaattttttagaccaaatttaaatttcgaatacataattaaaaaatttcaaattttaaagacacaattaaaaaataaattataaatatgggtggttcctaaatttttaaaattataaatttagtttatcaaattttaattttttttttaaagtcgaattaatttttataattttaaaattttattgaccGACTAAAAAAGTAGTATCATGTTTAATACcattaatatgatatttaacATCATATTAAACTAGTGCTATCATGTTAGACATTGGcattaatatcatattaatttcACTAATATCGTGTTAGGTTGGCattagaatgaaaaaaaaaaaaaagaaaaaaaggacattaccattaatattatataaattattattgaaatcaTAAGATAGCCactaatatatttgtaaattttgtattttgtattttgtagtTAATAAGTTAAtaaactattaatatttttcctaaattttgatttatgcatctaaaattttaaaatatgcttatcaatattaaataagaaataaaagttgaaaagtttgaaataACTTCTCTTTTTGAACTTGAAAAAATCcattaaataatcaaaataaaaatattacttgtttgaagttcataaaaatgtttataatttaattagttaaaatatttataattttagcaAAAAGGTTGGACATTTGGTagacaatttaaaaataaaaatttgaaattacgggatttaataaataaaaaaataaaactgtATTTCATGATTTCATAGACGTGTTTGAtagtatatttataaattttattaatgagcttaatattatatttacaaCCCATAAAATTAGTTATAATTGTATACCAAATATTAggtggaaaataaattattattaattaacttaGGCacacttttattaaaaatgtgtATAATTAATGTTTCGCGCTATTCTATtgttaatttaacaaaaattaattgaatattaaattattgttttacaatatcatatcatttataatctattatattatacattattttcttaattaaaaaaattatctatttttagatataattaaaattattgaaatttttaattcaaaattcaaacccactaaatagtttttaaaaggGCTCGTGCAAAATGGAAGTTGGTTGAACTTAGGGTGTACACCCAACTTGGTAACTTGagaagggttgggttggatttaaAAGGATTTTGGATATGAGTTGGTTCGTTTTTTTGAAACCTAATTTGGATTGAGTTTGttcaattcaaaattcaaattattggatcaacccgacccaacttGAGAacttagaaaaataaataaaataggcCCACGCCTACGCAGCCTAAGCCCATGAGTCATCGTCTGCTTCTACCCCTACCTTGGCGTGGCTACACTTTGCACACTGTTTCTTTTAACTCTCTATCTCTGTGTGGAttgtctctctgtctctctctcttctctttgactatgagtttgaaattttgtcgCACAGTCTCATGGAGGGTTCGTCCTCGTCCTCGAGGGTGATTGGGTAAGTGAAATGAAGTCTCGGCTCTCGCATTCGCAGTCTCACACACTCACATCACAACGTTAGTCTTGATCGTTCGTCATTTGACTCCTCTCGGCTCTCTACGTGTGTCGTTGTTCGACTTTTTACTCTTGTCTAGTCTCTATGTGTCATCAAGCGTCGATATCACTTGTCTCTATTTCTCTGTTGGATTCTCTTCTCAGTTCCCATTTCTCTGCTCAAATTTGTCTCTATGTTTTTCGTCGGACCTCGTTGCTGACTTTCTCTCCACTCGACACTTTGTTTCACTTCTGTCGGACTTCTCCACTCTGTATTTGTCGTCGGACTTCTCTGCTTAATGCTCCGACctaaacccaacccaaaaataaaggATTGAGTGGTAAAAATTTTCGAGTTAGGTTGGATTACCAATCAAACCAACCTGAATAATCGTGttggtttaaaaaaatctctcaacccaATATAATCCGAGAACATGTACAAATAGAATCCTCAATATTCACAAAATAGCTACTAAACACTTcaatattttgacttttttgaGGATTTGATATTGCATGCATccacaaatttgaaagtaatTTAACAGTGAGCTTGTAatcaaatcaccatttatttATAGTGCCATGAACTATGTGTAAAACTCAGAGACGAGTGACTATGAAACATTGACATTATAATTTGTTCATATGCTTGACAAGATTGACATGGGGTTACCTTTCCCGGATTACATTGCGGCGTTGATGAGGTCAAAGATCAGTTCAGCTTCGGTCCGGCGGGACGTGCTGCTGGCGGGGATGAAGATCAACGGTGAAACAGCGACAAAGTTGGGAATTGCAGACGCTGCGTACAACGACGAGGAGACGCTGATGGATGCGGCGGTGGCAATGGCGGAGACGTTGGCGAAGAGGAAGTGGGATGGAGAAGTATACGCAGAGATTAGAAAGAGTCTGTATCCTGAAATGTGTTTGCTGTTAAATGAATTGAATGCAAAGATGTAAACAGGCGAGGTAAAGGGAAGTGTAGTTGCATTCGATGCGTCGTTTTGGTGGATCCGgtcacaaaataaattaataactcTACTAAATCATTTTATCTAaatggtttgtttggagacACGTGAGTAACAGTATTCTATTttacatgatgatgatatgtgACTCAATATTAATCGAGCGATGAATTCATGTTTGCGAAGGATTGTCCTTTTGATTTACTAGGTGAGAAGGATCTTAACGGTTAATGATGATTTAATATGCTTTAACATCTTGGACATTGGACATTAtttattagagaaaaaaaaatttatatttatatttggtaTGCTATTTATGTAGTCTAGTAGTGATAAtgaattgaaggaaaattttgaattggaagaaaatgtTGATAAGATTGAATAGTCTATGAGTCCGAAcgctattttatttttgatttgGAGATAAATAGTGTGATATTTGGTTGAGTGCAGAGGGTAGGATTAGAAGAACAACCTTCCAAAGATGTGCACGGTCGAGAAGCGGGGCAATCTCTTCATCCTAACTCTCACCGGCGATGACGAGCACCGCCTCAGCCCCTCCTACATCGCCTCCATCCTCAAAGCTCTTTCCAAAGTCAAGTCTGAAGCCTCTCCAGGCTCCGTTCTCATCACTACTTCCCATGGAAAATTCTTCTCTAACGGTTTCGATCTCTCCTGGGCTCAAGCTGCCGGCTCTGTTTCTGCCGCTGCCGAACGCCTCCACCACATGGTCCAGATCTTCAAGCCCGTTGTCGCCGAACTCCTTTCCTTCCCTATGCCCACAATCGCCGCCATCGCCGGTCACGCCGCCGCGGCCGGCTTCTTATTAGCTCTCAGCCACGATTATTTGATCATGCGGAGCGATCGAGGCGTTCTGTACATGAGTGAAGTAGATCTAGGGCTAACTCTGCCCGATTATTTCTCGGCGCTGTTTAAATCGAAGATCGGCTCGAGCTCTGTCCGCCGCGATGTGTTACTGACGGGAATGAAAGTGAAAGGCGAACCGGCGGTAAGGATGGGGATCGTCGAATCGGCGCATGAAGGCGCGGACGGCGTCATGAAGGCTGCCGTAAGGCTCGGGGAACAGTTGGCGGAGAGAAAGTGGAACGGTGAACCCTACGCGGAAATCAGGAAAAGTCTTCACCCTGAGATCTCTCGGCTGCTTGGATTGCCGGAAAAGGTCTTCTCGATTTCTAAGCTCTGAGAATCGGAAAGTAATTGTTCATCTCAATTGGCAATTGTGCTAATTTATGATGCGAATTTCATGATTAGTAATAAATTTCCTGTGCcgtctttatttttaaatccatTGTGTTTTCTCGTAATCTGAAAGCTGTGATGAAGAATTTACATTGAGGGATGACCGGATAATTGTTCATCGGGACGCCAACAGCCGGCAACCGTCTGTGAAAATAGCGATGTTGCCGGTCCTATTGGTGTCTATTTGTTCGGCCTGaagtttgaattctttttttagtatGCAATCACCATAGCCTTAAGCATGTCTATTGATAGCAGTTGAAACCAATGAGTTTATATAATTGAACATTTAACATTAATCCACATACTCATTTAAAGCACATGATTAGGCTTGGGCTACCTGCCTAACATCACATCACATCACGTGAATAGATTTATTTACCACTTTTTAGCACCATAAAGAAAGTATGCAAATTTGaaccttcaattttactcTAGTTACATTTTTGTAAATAGggatcaaaattttgataatagGAAGATTAAAATGAACCAAATTTGTATAGTATTtgagggtttttctttttttttttttttttttggggggcaAAAAGCTACTTTTTCTTGATGATGAATGGACGAAAGATATTTTGTCACATGCATTAAAGTGGAAGATAAATTGAGGAAGattttgagttgagttgagtcaAGAGTGGAGGCCAATTAATTTAGCAGTGGAAAATGTGCACAGTTGAGAAGCGAGGCAATTTCTTCATCCTAACTCTNTTtgggggtttttttttttttttttttttttttggggggcaAAAAGCTACTTTTTCTTGATGATGAATGGACGAAAGATATTTTGTCACATGCATTAAAGTGGAAGATAAATTGAGGAAGattttgagttgagttgagtcaAGAGTGGAGGCCAATTAATTTAGCAGTGGAAAATGTGCACAGTTGAGAAGCGAGGCAATTTCTTCATCCTAACTCTGACCGGCGACGACGATCACCGCCTCGGCCCATCCTTAATCAACTCCCTTCTTAAAGCCCTTTCACAGGTTAAGGCACAAGCCACCCCTGGTTCAGTTCTCATCACAACTTCCCATGGCAAATTCTTCTCAAACGGCTTCGATCTCCCCTGGGCTCTTGCGGCCGGCTCCATTTCTGGTGCCCGTGACCGCTTAAGCCACATAATCCAGATCTTCAAGCCCCTCGTAGCCCAACTCCTTTCCCTTCCTATGCCAACCATTGCTGCCATCTCAGGACACGCCGCTGCCGCTGGTTTTGCATTGGCGCTCAGCCACGACTATTTGATTATGAGGAGCGATCGGGGCGTACTATACATGCGTGAGTTGGATCTGGGTCTTACACTGCCGGACTACTTCACAGCACTGTTTAAGTCCAAGATGGGTTCCAGTTTGGCTATGCGAGACCTGATTCTGAGGGGGATGAAAGTGAGAGGTGAAGCGGCGGTCAGAATGGGCGTTGTGGAATCGACGCACCACGGCGAGGACGGCGTCTTCAACGCTGCAGTGCAGCTTGGGGAGCAGCTGGCGGCAAGAAAGTGGGACGGAGAAGTGTATGCTGAGATCAGGAAGAGTGTGTATcctgaggtgtctgaggtgcTTGGGTTACGGGGGAAGGCCATATCCATTTCTAAACTATGAAAACTGAAAGTAAATATAGTATGAATATAAGTTCCCGATGCCATCTGTATCGTTTTGGATCTCATCAATACAATTGGCTGACAGAAATTGGAATCTCAGTTGCGTCATGTATCCAAGAAACAAATTCCCATCTATAATATGGAATCAAAACCTGTgtcttttttgttctaataCATACCTATGtgtcttataaaaaaaatgcagtcTTCCCCATTCTAGCAAAGTTCAATATTCACCAAAGATATTGCAAGGGCTTGGaaaattgtttcttttaatcAAAGAACACACCGCTGCGGCcacaaaatgaagaaagagtgCCTCTGCATCCGATCAGAAGTATTGTTAAATGCCCCCATGTAGGACATGTCATGCAAAGAACTTGACCTTCTTGGAAACATTGACTTTCCAAAACCCTTTTAAAGgattaaaagaagaacaaatatCTGGAGTCCCTGGATGGATAATGGTATAAGCTAGAAGAAGGATTAAAGCAGCAACATATAAAGCCTACATATCACATAAAGGCCTGAGGAAAGCCAATGTTGAAAGTAAAGGAAGGAGCCAAAGAGGAAATGATTTGAAGGTAGAGGCTCAAGCTCAAGGAAGAGAGATGATAAAGCCGAGGGAACGTTAAGGGACAAAGGTCTATTATCTATTCCCAGAAATGTGGGAATCAGCATGAACTATTTgccattgattttgatgggaAATAAAGGCCGGGGGTGAAAAATATGTAAAGACAAGGGAagcttttttattaatttcacttcttttttattaataatgtcAGTGCTCGCATCAAGGCCCAAGCTTTGGAGACATCAAGGAATTTTCTTATTAAGCTCacaaaaagaatcaaaacGTGACCTCTAGGCAAAGGAGACCGTGGGCCTTACCCAACAGGCCACCCCTTGGAGCTA is part of the Cucurbita pepo subsp. pepo cultivar mu-cu-16 chromosome LG03, ASM280686v2, whole genome shotgun sequence genome and encodes:
- the LOC111789632 gene encoding enoyl-CoA delta isomerase 2, peroxisomal-like codes for the protein MCTLEKRGGVFILTLTGDNEHWIGPTFISSFLSLLAQVKSQATRGSVLLTTSHGRFFSNGFDLPWTLTAASKSAATDRILHLVHIFKQVAAALLSLPMPTIAAVSGHASAAGFILALYHDYLLMRRDKGFLYMSEIDMGLPFPDYIAALMRSKISSASVRRDVLLAGMKINGETATKLGIADAAYNDEETLMDAAVAMAETLAKRKWDGEVYAEIRKSLYPEMCLLLNELNAKM
- the LOC111789633 gene encoding enoyl-CoA delta isomerase 2, peroxisomal-like — encoded protein: MCTVEKRGNLFILTLTGDDEHRLSPSYIASILKALSKVKSEASPGSVLITTSHGKFFSNGFDLSWAQAAGSVSAAAERLHHMVQIFKPVVAELLSFPMPTIAAIAGHAAAAGFLLALSHDYLIMRSDRGVLYMSEVDLGLTLPDYFSALFKSKIGSSSVRRDVLLTGMKVKGEPAVRMGIVESAHEGADGVMKAAVRLGEQLAERKWNGEPYAEIRKSLHPEISRLLGLPEKVFSISKL
- the LOC111789923 gene encoding enoyl-CoA delta isomerase 2, peroxisomal-like yields the protein MCTVEKRGNFFILTLTGDDDHRLGPSLINSLLKALSQVKAQATPGSVLITTSHGKFFSNGFDLPWALAAGSISGARDRLSHIIQIFKPLVAQLLSLPMPTIAAISGHAAAAGFALALSHDYLIMRSDRGVLYMRELDLGLTLPDYFTALFKSKMGSSLAMRDLILRGMKVRGEAAVRMGVVESTHHGEDGVFNAAVQLGEQLAARKWDGEVYAEIRKSVYPEVSEVLGLRGKAISISKL